From Mucilaginibacter rubeus, a single genomic window includes:
- a CDS encoding polysaccharide deacetylase family protein produces MLNFRNTNILFIGLLGLIIWQHITEGVSWWSYPVLIFVYSLILFYGCYYIGSNFFMRVMCSLKTNKKIIAITFDDGPDAAATPQILDILKQHNTLAAFFCIGNRIQDNEAIVKQIHEQGHIIGNHSFSHHFWFDLFSSAKMLDDLLQANQLVRQTINLSPLLFRPPYGVINPNLKKAILRSRAIPIGWSVRSMDTVISDPEKLLKKITRRLNPGAIFLFHDTGTATILVLPLFIEQAKAKGYEIVRLDKMLNLQAYV; encoded by the coding sequence ATGCTAAACTTCAGGAATACCAATATCCTTTTTATTGGCCTGCTGGGGTTAATAATCTGGCAGCACATTACAGAAGGGGTATCATGGTGGAGTTACCCGGTGCTGATCTTTGTTTACTCGCTGATATTGTTTTACGGATGCTATTATATTGGCTCCAACTTTTTTATGCGGGTGATGTGTTCGCTTAAAACAAACAAAAAAATCATCGCCATTACTTTCGATGACGGGCCGGATGCCGCGGCTACCCCTCAGATCCTGGATATTTTAAAACAGCATAACACCCTGGCAGCATTTTTTTGCATCGGCAATAGGATCCAGGACAATGAAGCTATTGTAAAACAAATTCATGAACAGGGCCACATTATCGGCAACCATAGTTTTTCACATCATTTTTGGTTCGATCTGTTTTCTTCAGCCAAAATGCTCGATGACCTGCTTCAGGCCAACCAGCTGGTCAGGCAGACCATCAATTTAAGCCCGCTATTGTTCAGGCCACCTTACGGAGTGATCAACCCCAACCTTAAAAAAGCAATTTTAAGAAGCAGGGCGATACCTATTGGCTGGAGCGTACGATCAATGGACACCGTTATTAGTGATCCTGAAAAACTATTAAAAAAGATCACCCGCCGCTTAAACCCCGGAGCAATTTTCCTGTTTCATGATACGGGAACCGCAACAATTTTGGTATTGCCCCTGTTTATTGAACAGGCCAAAGCAAAGGGCTACGAGATAGTGCGACTGGATAAAATGCTAAATTTACAGGCTTATGTGTAA